The region AAGAAAGAACGACGAATTCCAATCTTTGATGAGCGAAAAGATCCAGCACGTGCGTGTTCGTGAAAGAGAACTACAAAATAGACTTGAAATTCTCCAGCACGAAGGTGACGTCGTCATTACAAATAAAGACGAAATGATCCTAGACCTCAAGAAACAAATGGATCAATTTCACTTTGAAATGGATAGTTATAAAGCTCAGGCCCGGGAATTGAATAATCATATTCAAAGTCAAAAGGAACAGATCAGAAGAAGTACTAAGGCTTTAAGACTAGCTCTTACTTTATTAGAAAATGAAGACATAGATGTGAGCGAAATAAAGAAAACAGGGACATAAGTACAAGATGAAGCAGCAGGATGTTTTAAAACATTTTATGGACGAATTCGAAATCTTAGAGAAGTTCGTTCTCCAAAGTAAAAGCCCTAAGCATTACACAGAAATTTTTAATTTTTTTGCGAATCAATTGCATTCTGAACAGGTTTTCTATTGGCTTGAAAAATCCAAAAAATTACCAGCAGATCCGGCAGCTAAAAAACCTAAGCAAAAGTTTCTGTCTCTACATAAGACCTCGCTAGAAGAATTTAATATATATAAAAAGAAATTCGAGACCATTGATTTCTCTAAAGCAAAGTTCCATATCGATGGAAAAAATCTTTTTCTAAAATTACCTTCCGATAAGTCGAATAGATATTATTGCTTTATGTTTAAGGGCTTTAGTGCAGATTTTGCAAATAACGAAATTCTTCGTTATTTCTTTATTCAAAGGCTTCATGGCCTAATGAACTTGATTGATAAGGTGGATGCAATTCAAGCTTTGAATTTTATTGATGATGTTACTGGATTATATAATCAAAGATATCTAAATATTTTATTGGATCAAGAAATTGAAAGATACAAGCGTTCAAATGTATCATTTAGCGTGCTCTTCATCGACGTGGACCATTTTAAATTAGTAAATGATAAGAATGGCCATATGGTTGGATCACAGATCTTAAAAGAGATCGGTGAGATTATAAAAAAGAGCGTAAGACTGGTGGATTTCTGTTTTAGATACGGCGGAGATGAATTTTTAACGATTTTGACCAACACTAATGCTGAGCAGGCGACAATTGTTGCAAATAGAATCTGTAAGAGTGTGCGTGAGACGCCATTCATCATGAATGGCAGCAAGGTGCAGGTGACTCTGAGCATTGGTGTGGCATGTTTCCCAGAGCATGCGCAAACAAAAGAAAAAATACTACAAGTTGCAGACGAGGCCATGTACTGTGGCAAGAACTTAAGCAGAAACATAGTTTATCTAGCAGGCTAGTGCTTTAGGAGCTTGCGAAGAAGTGGATCTCAGATGAGAAAAATCAAACTGATAGTGAGCGATCTGCATGTGGGTGCCGGAAAAGTTTTAGAAGATGGAAACATCAATTCTTTCGAAGAATTTTATTACGACGAGCGATTTGCAGAATTTCTTAATTATTACACGACAGGTGAATACGCCGATTGCGAAGCCGAGCTGATATTGAACGGTGATATCCTCAATCTTTTGCAAGTGGATTATCGCGGCCATTATCTTTCGGTCATTACAGAATCCATTACGGTAGAGACTGTGAAAAGAATCGTAGAAGGACATCCGATTTTTTTTAATGCCATTAAAAATTTCATTAAGAATGGAAAGAACACAATCACCTATGTTGTGGGTAACCACGATCAAGGAATGCTCTGGCCCCAAGCTAGAGAATATCTTAATCAAGCTTTAGGAACAAATGTTCGCTATAGAAATATCGTCTACTACTTTGATGGTGTGCATGTGGAGCATGGTCATATGCATGAACCTGCCAATAGAATTGACCCTAAGAAATTCTTTGTAAAAAAAGAATATCCTGAGCCCATTCTCAATTTGCCATTCGGATCATTTTTCTTTGTGGAATTTGTATTGAAAATCAAGCGTATCAATCCACACATTGATAAAGTAAGACCTTTTAAGGCCATGATAAGATGGGCGCTTCTGCAAGAGCCTAAGTTTACGATCATCACCATTGTGAAGTTATATAAATTTATGCTCGATGCAATTTTTTCTTCCGATCCAAGAAAGAGATTTTCTTGGAAACAAATCATTAAAATTTTCTTTGAGAGATCTATCTTTCCAGATTTGGATTTGGCTGCTAAAAAAATTCTAAAAGACGAACGTGTTCACACCGTGGTGTTTGGCCATAACCACGTTTATCGTTACAGACAGTGGTTGCGAGGTAAACAGTATTTCAATACGGGCACGTGGACCGAGCTCACATCACTCGATATGGGTTCACTGGGTAAACTCACAAAATTGACGTATGTACTTTTAGATTACCCAGAAGGAGCTCTACAGCCCTTTGCACGTTTAAAAGAGTGGCGAGGCTATCATCGTATCGAAGAAGACGTCGACGTATCGTAAATCCACACTAAAATATAGACTTTAATTCATTAGACAAATTGACAATTTTGGCAGTTTTCTGTTCTTATAGTGAGATATGTTCAAACTGTCAGAAAGCACTAGAAATGCCCCTGTGATAACCGCTTTTGAGACTCATTTCGATGAGGTCATTGCGGATAATCCAGGATTTATACGAATTCTGCATGATGCAGAATTGCTGAAATCTTCAAAAGAACGTGCAAAAGAAATCAAATCGCAATTTGATCATATGATCGTATTGGGGGTTGGTGGCAGTTCTCTGGGGGGCAAAGCCATTGCACAAGCTTTTGATTGCAAAGATAAGATTAGCTTTTTTGAAAATTTAGATTCTTATTCCTTCGATAGAGAAATCAAAAAGCTTAAAGACCTTAAGAAAATTCATTGGGTCGCAATTTCAAAAAGTGGCGGAACATTAGAAACACTCGCGCAACTGCAATTTGTTCATGAATTTTATCAAAAACAAAATTTAGATCTCACAAAACAAATGACAGTAGTTACTGAAACTGGAGGTCTACCATCTAATGGTTTATATAAATGGGCCGTAAATAATAAAATTCCAGTTCTTCAAATTCCAGAGGATGTAGGCGGAAGATTCTCAGTTCTCACTCCGGTGGGAATGTTTCCGGCAGCTTTTGCTGGACTTGAGGTCGATGGTTTTATTGATGGTGCAAAAGAAGCTTTGAAGAATAAAAAGTCTCTGGTCGAATTTTGTTCTCAAATTGCCACTTCTTTTGAAAAAAAAGAGTGGATTACAATTCTTTGGATTTACTCAGAATCTTTAAAAACGTTTGGTCTTTGGTTCCAGCAACTGTGGGCCGAGTCCTTAGCTAAGAAAAAAACATGGGATGGAAATCCTGCTCCCAGAGTAAGCACGCCTGTAATGATGTTAGGATCCAATGATCAGCATTCTATGCTTCAACAAGTGATGGACGGGGAGAAAGATAAATTCGTCATATTCATGAGATCTGATCGAGAAGAAAATTATGGTGATAAATTGGGCACAGTCTTTTTCAAAGATTTTAAATTCTTATTGAATGAGTCCATGGG is a window of Bdellovibrionota bacterium DNA encoding:
- a CDS encoding GGDEF domain-containing protein, with the protein product MKQQDVLKHFMDEFEILEKFVLQSKSPKHYTEIFNFFANQLHSEQVFYWLEKSKKLPADPAAKKPKQKFLSLHKTSLEEFNIYKKKFETIDFSKAKFHIDGKNLFLKLPSDKSNRYYCFMFKGFSADFANNEILRYFFIQRLHGLMNLIDKVDAIQALNFIDDVTGLYNQRYLNILLDQEIERYKRSNVSFSVLFIDVDHFKLVNDKNGHMVGSQILKEIGEIIKKSVRLVDFCFRYGGDEFLTILTNTNAEQATIVANRICKSVRETPFIMNGSKVQVTLSIGVACFPEHAQTKEKILQVADEAMYCGKNLSRNIVYLAG
- a CDS encoding glucose-6-phosphate isomerase; the protein is MFKLSESTRNAPVITAFETHFDEVIADNPGFIRILHDAELLKSSKERAKEIKSQFDHMIVLGVGGSSLGGKAIAQAFDCKDKISFFENLDSYSFDREIKKLKDLKKIHWVAISKSGGTLETLAQLQFVHEFYQKQNLDLTKQMTVVTETGGLPSNGLYKWAVNNKIPVLQIPEDVGGRFSVLTPVGMFPAAFAGLEVDGFIDGAKEALKNKKSLVEFCSQIATSFEKKEWITILWIYSESLKTFGLWFQQLWAESLAKKKTWDGNPAPRVSTPVMMLGSNDQHSMLQQVMDGEKDKFVIFMRSDREENYGDKLGTVFFKDFKFLLNESMGKLFKAQAIGTQAALKQEGIESLTIQLTKFDEEDLGSLFFYFEMVTAMLGKYHNINAYDQPGVELSKHLTLNQLKV